A part of Microbulbifer sp. MI-G genomic DNA contains:
- a CDS encoding amino acid adenylation domain-containing protein: MEIINLDIRDNLEISEQPIEVIKENSQFDKKALNNLSKTDQVKFEAYGKGPEVSIPYQMIHQVIECQALKQQTAVAVIHKHLKITYGELNRQANCIAEKLTKLGVGPGDNVGLFLERSISMVVGILGILKTGAAYVPQDVRITPKSTLLKVMEIAKIKVNLTLSHLIEKIPFSYNQMVLTIDDMDRISNKWKIRSSVKKCERKFNPNTNCFILFTSGTTGTPNGVQVTHDNVCNILLSKPGSLGIKPGYKVSQLLNIAFDMAAWEILGCLAHGGTLMIRGSDFTEVARQCDVIIATPSILAKIDSSLCNSTRTVAVAGEPCPKPLVEQWATKCQFINSYGPTETTIINTAQPYFSCPYSLTVGKPTPNNTVYLLDENLQPCTVGSIGEIWAGGKGVTAGYINNNELTRERFQPDPFIANGGMMFRTRDLGRWSENGELEHWGRTDDQVKIKGFRVELDSISTVTESVKGCQQAVTLKVSNEKLVTFVTPKNVDTQRCMDTIGATLPYYCLPYTIVALSEFPMTDRGKIDKQALRAQIQAKVVSHYS, translated from the coding sequence GTGGAAATAATAAATCTCGATATCCGAGACAATTTAGAAATTTCAGAGCAGCCTATTGAAGTTATTAAGGAAAATAGTCAATTTGATAAAAAAGCTTTGAATAATCTTTCAAAAACAGATCAGGTTAAGTTTGAAGCGTATGGTAAAGGGCCGGAAGTGAGCATTCCATATCAAATGATACATCAGGTTATTGAGTGTCAGGCTTTGAAGCAGCAAACTGCTGTTGCTGTAATACATAAGCACCTAAAGATAACTTATGGAGAGTTGAATCGACAAGCAAATTGCATTGCAGAAAAGTTGACTAAATTAGGAGTGGGTCCTGGTGATAATGTTGGTTTGTTTCTGGAGCGGTCGATTTCTATGGTAGTTGGTATCCTTGGGATATTAAAAACCGGAGCCGCTTATGTTCCTCAAGATGTTAGAATCACTCCAAAGTCAACACTGTTGAAGGTTATGGAAATAGCCAAAATCAAGGTGAATTTGACCCTATCACATCTGATCGAAAAAATACCATTCTCATACAATCAGATGGTTCTAACTATTGATGATATGGACAGGATCTCTAATAAATGGAAAATCAGAAGCTCAGTGAAAAAGTGTGAGAGAAAATTTAATCCTAATACTAACTGTTTTATTCTTTTTACTTCTGGCACCACTGGTACTCCTAATGGTGTTCAGGTTACTCATGATAATGTGTGTAATATCCTACTGTCAAAACCAGGCAGTTTAGGAATTAAACCGGGCTATAAAGTATCACAATTATTGAACATCGCCTTTGATATGGCAGCGTGGGAGATACTGGGTTGCCTGGCCCACGGGGGTACTTTGATGATTAGGGGTAGCGATTTTACAGAAGTTGCTCGACAGTGTGATGTGATCATTGCCACGCCAAGTATTCTGGCAAAAATTGATTCCTCTCTCTGTAATTCAACAAGAACCGTAGCAGTGGCAGGAGAACCGTGTCCAAAACCTCTTGTTGAGCAATGGGCGACCAAGTGTCAATTTATCAATAGCTACGGACCAACAGAAACCACCATTATTAATACGGCACAGCCTTATTTTTCTTGCCCTTACTCACTTACTGTAGGTAAACCGACACCCAATAACACGGTGTACTTGCTTGATGAAAATCTTCAACCCTGTACGGTCGGTAGCATAGGAGAAATCTGGGCTGGCGGAAAAGGCGTTACAGCCGGCTATATTAATAATAATGAATTGACCAGGGAGCGATTTCAGCCGGATCCATTCATCGCAAATGGTGGAATGATGTTTAGAACACGTGATCTGGGACGTTGGAGTGAAAATGGTGAGCTGGAACATTGGGGGCGAACAGATGACCAGGTAAAGATAAAAGGTTTTCGGGTCGAACTTGATTCAATTTCTACTGTTACTGAATCTGTTAAAGGATGCCAGCAAGCGGTAACACTGAAGGTAAGTAATGAAAAGTTGGTGACATTTGTCACTCCTAAGAATGTAGATACTCAACGCTGTATGGACACCATTGGTGCAACACTGCCATATTACTGTTTACCTTATACTATTGTTGCCCTTTCCGAGTTTCCAATGACAGACAGGGGTAAAATTGATAAACAGGCATTACGGGCTCAGATTCAAGCAAAAGTGGTGAGTCATTATTCGTGA
- a CDS encoding IS3 family transposase (programmed frameshift), giving the protein MSKRPGYSPEVRERAVRMVLTGEHEHQSRWAAITSIASKIGCTPETLRSWVNKMEVDNGTKPGTTSSDAARLKELEREVRELKRANEILRKAAAFFGPGGARPQTEVMVAFIDQEREAHGVESICEVLPIAPSTFYRCKHLQANPEQRCARAQRDDELKPEIQRIYEENHRVYGARKVWKQLNREDVKVARCTVERLMKVLQLEGVRRGKRCVTTIPDELVDKPLDLVNREFTAERPNQLWVADITYVATWSGFVYVAFVVDVFSRHIVGWRVLKSLQTDIVLDALEQALWARGKPRGVTHHSDRGSQYLSIRYTERLSEAGFQASVGSVGDSYDNALAETINGLFKAEVIHRAGPWKGLDEVEHATLTWVDWFNHRRILGPIGDMPPAEYENLYYQQTESAQAA; this is encoded by the exons ATGAGCAAACGACCTGGATACTCCCCCGAAGTACGGGAACGCGCAGTTCGCATGGTGTTGACCGGCGAGCACGAGCACCAATCACGCTGGGCAGCGATCACATCTATCGCTTCCAAGATCGGCTGCACACCCGAGACCCTACGATCATGGGTCAACAAGATGGAAGTCGACAATGGTACTAAACCCGGCACCACCAGCAGCGACGCAGCCCGCCTCAAAGAGCTGGAGCGCGAAGTCCGTGAGCTGAAGCGCGCTAACGAGATCTTGCGCAAGGCTGCCGCTTTTTTCG GCCCAGGCGGAGCTCGACCGCAAACCGAAGTAATGGTGGCATTCATTGACCAGGAACGTGAGGCGCACGGTGTCGAGTCAATCTGTGAGGTTCTGCCGATTGCACCGTCGACCTTTTACCGCTGCAAGCATCTACAGGCCAATCCAGAGCAACGCTGTGCGCGCGCTCAACGTGACGATGAGCTGAAGCCTGAGATCCAGCGGATCTACGAAGAAAACCACCGCGTCTATGGTGCACGCAAGGTCTGGAAGCAGCTTAACCGTGAAGACGTAAAGGTCGCCCGCTGCACAGTTGAACGGCTGATGAAGGTACTGCAATTGGAAGGTGTTCGAAGAGGCAAACGTTGCGTTACGACTATCCCGGATGAGCTGGTCGATAAGCCGCTGGATCTGGTGAATCGCGAGTTTACGGCAGAGCGCCCCAACCAGCTTTGGGTGGCCGACATAACCTATGTCGCAACTTGGTCTGGTTTTGTTTATGTCGCATTCGTTGTCGACGTATTCTCCCGCCACATTGTTGGCTGGCGCGTATTAAAGAGCCTTCAAACCGACATTGTGCTTGATGCTCTGGAGCAGGCACTCTGGGCGCGAGGTAAGCCCCGTGGCGTTACCCATCACAGTGATCGAGGTAGTCAGTACCTGTCAATTCGATATACCGAGCGGCTTAGTGAGGCGGGTTTTCAGGCGTCAGTCGGCAGTGTCGGCGACTCCTACGACAACGCACTGGCAGAAACCATCAACGGTTTATTCAAGGCGGAGGTCATCCACAGGGCAGGTCCCTGGAAAGGGCTGGATGAGGTTGAACATGCAACCTTGACCTGGGTCGACTGGTTTAACCATCGCCGTATTCTTGGGCCAATTGGCGATATGCCTCCAGCTGAATACGAAAACCTGTATTATCAACAAACCGAGTCTGCCCAAGCGGCATGA
- a CDS encoding FAD-binding oxidoreductase, whose protein sequence is MARRWNGWGDESYVKEISDHGRRLIHSVIGVTDPLPNASLDAVMAKVPASRLPDHYLISKGAEERVRHARGQSFPDWLAMHSGDYGVFPDGVSYPESSSQVRELLDLAVEHDFEVIPYGGGTSVAGHITPQQSERAILTIDMGRMNQLLDLCEESQVATFGAGTPGPLVESQLRVRGYTLGHYPQSWELSTVGGWIASRSSGQQSLGFGRIEQLFAGGRMETLHGALDIPSIPASSAGPDIREIIMGTEGRLGIFTEVQVRVTRLPEEEKFFVVFMPDWSSAKKAVRELVQQNIPMSMMRVSNAKESKAHIHLGTKESQFKLLDRYLRFRGLGGDRCMLTFGVTGSKIQNKTSLKQVRKILKGYGGIGGSIAQMMGKIWADGRFKFPYLRETAWQEGIAIDTLETSTDWENVDSVLQSIEESLENSLKNENEEVMVFTHLSHMYSQGCSIYTTYFFRCAGSYEATLKRWQKMKASASEIIAHSRATISHQHGVGKDHAPYLEAEKGRLGMRIIRTLTKEFDSDRRLNPGTLLVQESGWR, encoded by the coding sequence ATGGCTCGACGTTGGAATGGCTGGGGTGACGAAAGCTATGTAAAAGAAATATCTGATCACGGTCGTCGTTTAATCCACTCTGTGATTGGTGTAACCGATCCTTTGCCCAATGCTTCTCTTGATGCAGTTATGGCCAAAGTGCCAGCTTCCCGGTTACCGGATCATTATCTGATCTCAAAAGGGGCAGAAGAGCGGGTTCGTCATGCACGGGGGCAGAGCTTTCCAGACTGGCTGGCTATGCACAGTGGCGATTATGGAGTTTTTCCAGATGGAGTTTCTTATCCTGAAAGCAGCTCTCAGGTTCGGGAGTTGCTGGACCTTGCTGTTGAGCATGATTTTGAAGTGATTCCATATGGTGGTGGGACATCTGTCGCCGGTCATATTACTCCACAGCAAAGTGAACGGGCTATTTTGACCATTGATATGGGCAGAATGAACCAGCTATTGGATCTTTGTGAAGAAAGTCAGGTTGCTACCTTTGGTGCAGGTACACCCGGTCCTCTGGTGGAATCCCAACTGCGGGTACGGGGTTATACCCTGGGGCATTATCCACAGTCCTGGGAGCTATCAACTGTCGGTGGTTGGATTGCATCCCGGTCTTCCGGTCAGCAGTCCCTCGGCTTTGGTCGTATAGAACAATTGTTTGCCGGAGGTCGTATGGAAACGCTACATGGCGCATTGGATATTCCCTCTATTCCTGCGTCATCCGCAGGACCGGATATTCGCGAAATAATCATGGGGACAGAAGGCCGACTGGGAATATTCACAGAAGTTCAGGTAAGAGTGACCCGTCTGCCGGAGGAAGAGAAGTTCTTTGTAGTCTTTATGCCAGACTGGAGTTCAGCCAAAAAGGCGGTGCGGGAGCTGGTTCAACAAAATATACCCATGTCTATGATGCGAGTCAGTAATGCCAAAGAATCAAAGGCGCATATCCATCTGGGTACCAAAGAGTCACAGTTTAAACTGCTGGATCGTTATCTGCGTTTTCGTGGCTTGGGGGGGGATCGCTGTATGCTGACTTTTGGTGTAACGGGGTCAAAGATTCAAAACAAAACCTCACTGAAGCAAGTCAGAAAAATATTGAAAGGCTATGGTGGTATTGGAGGCTCTATTGCCCAGATGATGGGCAAGATCTGGGCAGATGGGCGATTTAAATTTCCTTACCTTCGTGAAACTGCCTGGCAGGAAGGTATCGCCATCGACACTCTGGAAACTTCCACAGACTGGGAAAACGTGGATTCTGTTTTGCAGAGTATAGAAGAAAGCCTGGAAAATTCTTTAAAAAATGAAAATGAAGAAGTCATGGTGTTTACCCATCTTTCTCATATGTATTCACAAGGGTGCAGTATTTATACAACTTATTTTTTCCGCTGCGCAGGCAGTTACGAGGCAACATTAAAGCGCTGGCAAAAAATGAAAGCCTCAGCTTCAGAAATCATTGCTCACAGTCGCGCAACCATTTCTCATCAGCACGGTGTTGGTAAGGATCATGCCCCTTATCTAGAGGCGGAAAAAGGCAGGCTTGGCATGCGGATCATCCGAACTCTAACAAAAGAGTTTGATAGTGATCGCCGCCTTAATCCGGGGACTTTACTGGTTCAGGAATCAGGGTGGAGATGA
- a CDS encoding glycerol-3-phosphate dehydrogenase/oxidase produces the protein MWQKLWQPGQREILFNKLDNEAEHWDVIIAGGGITGAGIAREAARRGLKTLLLERHDFAWGTSSRSSKMIHGGLRYIAAGDIKTTLHSVHERERLMDEAPGLVDKMAFMMSHYRGKIPGPMMFNILLRIYDFFAGRRYRKYYSLKETKWVCPYINEKNLIGGTQFTDAITDDARLVMRVLREAQKDGAAVINYIGVKHLLKHDDRVVGVEVEDALTGQRRALKAKVVINATGVWVDELRGEIAREKKIRPARGSHIVVPFWRLPVAQSLTTFHPNDGRPIFIYPWEGRTVIGTTDLDEKTVENVEASMTREEMDYLIAVTRYQFPLAQLEERDILSSWAGVRPLIASGALNPSKEKRNHSVWDDNGLVSVSGGKLTTFRLIALDVLSTARKYLCEYESRTNSKAIFSRFTPENGLFSGLPSYLKKRLCGYYGKDSESLVSGAKCSELNLIPGTHSTWAELRWVAANEAVVHLDDLLLRRTRLGLLLAKGGMIYEDKIYTVCHEALGWTEKKWTIEKVRYQKIWKQHYSIPA, from the coding sequence ATGTGGCAAAAACTTTGGCAGCCCGGTCAGCGGGAAATTCTATTCAACAAACTTGACAATGAAGCAGAACATTGGGATGTGATTATTGCCGGTGGAGGCATTACAGGGGCAGGAATTGCCAGGGAAGCCGCAAGACGGGGCCTGAAAACACTTCTGCTGGAACGTCATGATTTTGCCTGGGGTACTTCCAGCCGTTCTTCGAAAATGATTCATGGTGGGTTGAGATACATTGCTGCCGGTGATATCAAAACCACACTCCACTCTGTACACGAACGTGAGCGCTTAATGGATGAAGCGCCTGGTCTGGTGGATAAAATGGCCTTTATGATGTCTCATTATAGAGGCAAGATCCCAGGCCCCATGATGTTTAATATTCTGCTCAGGATATATGATTTTTTTGCTGGGCGACGCTATCGGAAATATTATTCTCTGAAGGAGACCAAATGGGTTTGTCCTTATATCAATGAAAAAAACTTGATAGGTGGGACACAGTTCACTGATGCAATAACCGACGATGCAAGACTGGTTATGCGGGTATTGCGGGAAGCGCAGAAGGATGGCGCGGCCGTCATCAATTATATAGGTGTAAAGCACCTGCTTAAACATGATGACAGGGTAGTCGGCGTTGAAGTGGAAGATGCCCTTACCGGTCAACGTCGTGCACTTAAAGCCAAAGTGGTGATTAACGCTACCGGTGTCTGGGTAGACGAACTACGCGGTGAGATAGCAAGGGAAAAAAAAATTCGACCTGCCCGAGGGAGTCACATCGTGGTGCCATTCTGGCGGCTCCCTGTGGCACAGTCATTGACTACATTTCACCCAAATGACGGCAGACCAATATTTATCTACCCATGGGAAGGCAGGACAGTCATTGGCACAACAGACCTTGATGAGAAAACTGTTGAGAATGTTGAAGCGAGTATGACCCGTGAAGAAATGGATTATTTGATTGCCGTGACTCGTTATCAATTTCCTTTAGCACAACTGGAAGAGAGAGACATTCTGTCATCCTGGGCAGGTGTAAGGCCACTTATTGCTTCTGGTGCCCTGAATCCTTCTAAAGAAAAGCGCAATCACAGCGTATGGGATGATAATGGCCTGGTATCGGTCAGTGGTGGTAAGTTGACCACCTTTAGGTTGATTGCTCTTGATGTATTGTCCACTGCCAGAAAATATTTGTGTGAATATGAGAGCAGGACAAATTCAAAAGCGATATTTTCCCGGTTTACTCCAGAAAACGGATTGTTTTCGGGGCTGCCCTCTTATCTGAAAAAGCGTCTTTGCGGTTATTATGGTAAAGACTCAGAGTCATTGGTGTCTGGCGCGAAATGCTCTGAACTTAATCTGATACCGGGAACTCATTCAACCTGGGCAGAATTACGCTGGGTCGCAGCCAACGAAGCCGTAGTGCATCTTGATGATTTACTGCTTCGTAGAACTCGACTGGGTTTGCTGTTGGCAAAAGGTGGTATGATCTATGAGGATAAGATATATACTGTTTGTCATGAAGCTCTTGGCTGGACGGAGAAAAAATGGACTATAGAAAAAGTCCGTTATCAAAAGATCTGGAAACAACATTACAGTATCCCAGCCTAA
- a CDS encoding FGGY-family carbohydrate kinase, with amino-acid sequence MKFSQYFLAIDNGTQSVRVLVFDNQGNEVAKSKVQLDAYISEHPGWAEQDPQYYWDSLRKAFDGLWATGKVRPEEVRGVSLTTQRYTMINLDEKKKPLRPAIVWMDQRKAVAQESLGGIIGFGIKLLGLSNLIDDLRSKSRCNWIAQNEPEIWRKTRYYVSLSAYLTYKLIGELKDATGSTMGYLPYDYKRQRWAKKSDLKWKLLSCTRNMMPELVKTGELLGHISQEASKMTGLPAGLPMIAAASDKACEVLGAGGSEPHIGCLSYGTTATINTTTSKYIEILPFIPPYTAAIPGFYNTEMMVYRGFWMVNWFKNEFAHYEQRKAKELGLEAEQLFDDLLNKVPAGSMGLMMQPYWSPGVRQPGPEGKGALIGFGDVHKRAHVYRAILEGLAYELRQGKERIEKRSRVPITRLRVSGGGSQSDAAMQITADIFGLTAERPHTYEASGLGAAINCAVGLGEYLNFPMAIQNMTRKGDVFEPHYPTVQLYDRLYKEVYLKMYKRLKPLYQSIREITGYP; translated from the coding sequence GTGAAATTTTCACAGTATTTTTTAGCCATTGATAATGGAACCCAGAGTGTACGTGTGCTGGTTTTTGATAATCAGGGCAATGAAGTCGCTAAAAGTAAAGTACAATTGGATGCTTATATTTCTGAGCATCCCGGCTGGGCTGAGCAGGACCCACAGTATTACTGGGATTCTCTGAGAAAAGCTTTTGACGGGTTGTGGGCTACAGGCAAAGTAAGACCTGAGGAGGTTCGTGGTGTGTCACTGACAACCCAGCGATACACTATGATTAATCTAGATGAAAAAAAGAAGCCACTGCGGCCTGCCATAGTCTGGATGGATCAGAGAAAAGCAGTAGCACAGGAATCTCTTGGTGGAATCATTGGTTTTGGTATCAAATTGCTGGGGCTCAGTAATCTGATTGATGATCTGCGATCCAAATCACGGTGCAATTGGATTGCGCAGAATGAACCGGAAATATGGAGAAAAACTCGGTATTATGTCAGCCTGTCAGCCTATCTAACCTACAAGCTAATTGGTGAATTAAAAGATGCTACCGGATCGACTATGGGGTATCTGCCCTATGACTACAAACGACAACGCTGGGCTAAAAAATCTGATTTAAAATGGAAGCTGCTCTCCTGTACACGAAATATGATGCCTGAACTGGTTAAAACCGGAGAGTTACTTGGACATATTTCGCAAGAAGCTTCTAAAATGACTGGTCTTCCAGCTGGACTGCCAATGATTGCAGCAGCTTCTGATAAAGCCTGTGAAGTACTTGGAGCAGGGGGTTCAGAGCCTCATATTGGTTGTCTCAGTTATGGTACAACGGCAACTATTAATACAACCACATCAAAATATATTGAGATTCTTCCATTTATTCCCCCCTACACTGCAGCAATTCCTGGCTTTTATAACACAGAGATGATGGTCTATCGTGGATTCTGGATGGTGAACTGGTTTAAGAATGAGTTTGCCCATTACGAGCAGCGCAAGGCAAAAGAACTGGGGTTAGAAGCGGAACAGCTTTTTGACGATCTCTTAAACAAGGTACCGGCGGGATCTATGGGTTTGATGATGCAGCCTTACTGGTCTCCGGGTGTTCGGCAACCAGGACCCGAGGGAAAAGGGGCCTTGATTGGTTTTGGTGATGTCCATAAACGAGCGCATGTATACCGTGCAATTCTGGAAGGTCTGGCTTATGAACTACGGCAGGGAAAAGAGCGAATAGAGAAACGTAGCCGCGTTCCAATTACACGCCTGAGGGTATCCGGCGGTGGCTCACAAAGCGATGCTGCCATGCAGATAACCGCAGATATTTTTGGTCTTACTGCAGAGCGTCCACATACCTATGAAGCCTCTGGACTTGGGGCTGCGATTAACTGTGCGGTGGGGCTGGGAGAATACCTGAATTTTCCAATGGCCATTCAAAATATGACGCGAAAAGGGGATGTATTTGAACCGCACTATCCAACGGTGCAACTCTATGATCGACTGTATAAAGAAGTGTATCTAAAAATGTATAAACGACTGAAGCCGCTATATCAATCTATTCGTGAGATAACCGGATATCCATAA
- a CDS encoding alpha-amylase family glycosyl hydrolase → MNKKITLGHFVISKVLAIGIGLYALAPLESNAATSSGTLSPVTPKDVVYQIITDRFVDGDTSNNIPAGSSASLFDDPDQDGLGNGDDLKLYQGGDWQGIVDKISYLKDMGITAVWISAPYANRDTPIYDYKESGGYDLWTSFHGYHVRNYFATNKHFGLMQEFEALRDALHANGIKLIIDFVSNHTSRGRNPTSENAPEDGKLYEPDKDSNGNYVFDSNGNPVDHNSDGYFENLLADPNYDTNYWFHNLGDRGSDDTQFGFRFRDLGSLSDFSTENAAVVAHLEKAAKFWKSKGVDGFRHDATLHMSPSFAKGFKDAIDSANGGPVTHFGEFFIGRPDPKYDEYQSFPDRTGINNLDFEYFRASTNAFGNFTETMSAFGQMMTATSADYEYESQAVTFLDNHDVTRFRYIQPNNKPYHAALATLLTARGTPNIYYGTEQYLTSADASDISGRVFMEREVPFDQATTAYKTIQLLSALRQQNEAIAFGETAILYSTHDVLVFKRQFYNKQVVVAVNRQPDQSFSVPAINTTLPAGNYSDVLSGLLFGDTVTVGSGQIAPFTLEGGEVSVWSYNPDLGTDIPRLGNVVSTMGRAGNTIYLYGTGLGGAVTVKFGSTAAAIIANSNTMIKAVVPSVSAGVRQITVTKGGNVSNPYRYEVLSDDQNQIIFKVNTSTSFGQNVYIVGDIPELGNWDTSKAVGPFHNPNYPEWFLPVSLPKLTTVQYKFIKKDDSGNLIWEGGSNRSITSSSSATGTLETSVLTWQ, encoded by the coding sequence ATGAATAAAAAAATCACGCTGGGACATTTTGTCATATCCAAAGTACTGGCCATTGGCATCGGGTTGTATGCACTTGCACCACTGGAATCGAATGCCGCAACCTCTTCGGGCACACTGTCTCCGGTCACGCCAAAGGACGTCGTTTACCAGATTATTACCGACCGTTTTGTGGATGGGGATACCTCCAATAATATTCCCGCCGGGTCAAGCGCCAGCCTATTCGATGACCCGGACCAGGACGGGCTCGGCAATGGAGACGACCTGAAGCTATACCAGGGTGGAGACTGGCAGGGTATTGTCGATAAAATCTCCTACCTGAAGGACATGGGTATTACTGCAGTGTGGATTTCCGCTCCCTATGCGAACCGTGATACGCCAATTTACGACTACAAGGAGAGCGGTGGCTACGATCTCTGGACAAGCTTTCACGGCTATCATGTACGCAACTATTTCGCCACCAACAAGCACTTTGGTCTCATGCAGGAGTTTGAGGCGTTGAGGGACGCGCTGCATGCCAACGGCATAAAACTCATTATCGACTTCGTATCGAACCATACGAGTCGCGGCAGAAACCCGACGTCTGAAAACGCTCCAGAGGACGGAAAACTTTACGAGCCTGACAAGGACAGCAACGGCAATTATGTGTTCGACTCGAATGGTAATCCCGTCGACCACAACTCAGACGGCTACTTCGAAAACCTGCTCGCCGATCCCAACTATGATACTAACTACTGGTTTCACAATCTCGGTGACCGCGGTTCCGATGACACTCAATTCGGATTTCGATTCAGGGACCTGGGCTCACTGTCCGATTTCTCCACTGAGAATGCAGCCGTTGTAGCGCATCTCGAGAAGGCGGCAAAGTTCTGGAAGTCCAAGGGTGTGGATGGTTTCCGCCATGACGCTACACTGCACATGAGTCCTTCGTTTGCCAAAGGGTTCAAGGACGCCATCGATTCCGCCAATGGCGGCCCAGTGACCCATTTTGGAGAGTTTTTCATCGGCCGCCCAGACCCCAAGTACGATGAGTACCAGTCTTTTCCAGATCGAACCGGTATCAATAATCTCGACTTCGAGTACTTCCGCGCATCTACCAACGCCTTCGGTAACTTCACCGAGACGATGAGCGCGTTTGGCCAGATGATGACTGCCACCAGCGCCGATTACGAGTATGAGAGCCAGGCGGTCACCTTCCTCGACAACCACGACGTCACCCGCTTCCGCTACATTCAGCCGAATAACAAACCCTATCATGCGGCCCTGGCCACGCTACTCACCGCGCGCGGTACGCCGAACATTTACTACGGAACCGAGCAGTACCTGACCTCCGCCGACGCCAGCGATATTTCCGGTCGGGTTTTCATGGAAAGAGAAGTCCCTTTCGATCAGGCGACAACGGCCTACAAGACAATCCAGTTGCTCTCTGCCCTGCGCCAGCAGAATGAGGCCATCGCCTTTGGCGAAACCGCCATACTTTACAGCACTCATGATGTGCTGGTATTCAAGCGGCAATTTTATAATAAACAGGTGGTGGTCGCGGTCAACCGCCAGCCGGACCAGTCGTTTTCTGTCCCGGCCATCAACACGACCCTGCCGGCAGGAAATTACAGCGATGTGCTGAGCGGTCTGCTGTTCGGGGACACGGTGACGGTTGGCAGCGGGCAGATAGCACCCTTCACACTGGAGGGAGGTGAAGTCAGTGTCTGGTCTTACAATCCGGACTTGGGCACCGATATTCCCCGTCTGGGCAATGTGGTGTCCACCATGGGGCGCGCCGGGAATACCATTTACCTTTATGGCACGGGTCTCGGTGGGGCCGTCACGGTCAAATTCGGCAGCACCGCTGCGGCCATTATCGCCAATAGCAATACTATGATCAAAGCCGTTGTGCCCAGCGTGAGTGCGGGTGTTAGGCAGATTACGGTCACAAAAGGCGGCAATGTCAGCAACCCGTATCGCTATGAAGTGCTGTCGGACGACCAGAATCAGATTATCTTCAAAGTCAACACCAGCACCAGCTTTGGACAGAATGTCTACATCGTTGGCGACATTCCAGAACTTGGCAACTGGGATACGTCCAAGGCGGTTGGCCCCTTCCACAACCCGAACTATCCTGAGTGGTTTCTACCGGTCTCCCTGCCGAAGCTCACCACGGTGCAGTATAAGTTCATCAAAAAGGATGACAGCGGTAACCTAATCTGGGAGGGGGGCAGTAACCGCTCGATTACCTCATCCTCCTCCGCAACCGGAACCTTGGAGACGAGTGTATTAACCTGGCAGTGA